From the genome of Desertifilum tharense IPPAS B-1220, one region includes:
- a CDS encoding glycosyltransferase family 4 protein: MRIAQVSPLVERVPPPAYGGIEQIVSLLTDELVRRGHEVTLFASGDSITSAQLESVHPRALRLDSSVKEYGIYDMLQLSQVYERASEFDIIHSHMGCATLPYAQLVKTPTVHTLHGIFTPDNEKLFTHARRQPYVSISNAQREPRLNLNCVATVYNGIDLSQYTFRAQPENPPYLAFLGRLSPEKGPHIAIEIAKRSGWHLKMAGKVDAVDVDYFENVIKPEIDGRQIEYFGEVTQSEKAALLEGAVATLFTITWREPFGLVMVESMASGTPVIGMRMGSAPEVIAHGQTGFLCDNIEEAIAAIDQVSQLNRHDCREHVQNRFSVQKMVDGYEAVYQQLLAERFSLNGKPSKPEIYV, encoded by the coding sequence GTGCGAATTGCCCAAGTGTCTCCATTGGTCGAACGAGTTCCCCCGCCTGCCTATGGAGGGATTGAACAAATCGTAAGTTTGTTGACGGATGAATTAGTCCGACGCGGCCACGAAGTCACCTTATTTGCATCCGGTGATTCGATTACCTCTGCTCAATTAGAATCGGTTCATCCGCGTGCTTTGCGCTTAGATTCCAGCGTCAAAGAGTACGGCATCTACGATATGCTGCAACTCTCCCAGGTTTACGAACGGGCCAGCGAATTTGATATTATTCACTCGCACATGGGGTGTGCAACCCTTCCCTACGCGCAACTGGTGAAAACGCCCACGGTTCACACCCTGCACGGAATTTTTACCCCCGATAACGAGAAGCTATTTACCCACGCGCGGCGTCAACCCTACGTCAGTATTTCCAACGCCCAGCGCGAACCCCGCTTAAACTTGAACTGCGTTGCGACGGTGTATAACGGGATCGACTTGAGCCAGTATACCTTCCGGGCGCAACCGGAGAACCCGCCTTATCTGGCGTTCTTGGGTCGTTTATCGCCAGAAAAAGGACCGCACATTGCTATTGAAATTGCCAAGCGTTCGGGGTGGCACCTGAAAATGGCGGGTAAGGTGGATGCGGTGGATGTGGATTACTTTGAGAATGTGATTAAGCCGGAGATTGATGGCCGGCAAATTGAGTATTTCGGGGAAGTGACGCAATCGGAAAAAGCGGCTTTACTAGAAGGGGCGGTGGCGACGTTGTTTACCATTACCTGGCGCGAACCCTTTGGTTTAGTGATGGTGGAGTCGATGGCTAGCGGGACTCCGGTGATTGGGATGAGAATGGGATCGGCCCCGGAAGTGATCGCCCACGGTCAAACGGGTTTCTTGTGTGACAACATTGAAGAAGCGATCGCAGCCATTGACCAGGTGAGTCAACTCAATCGCCATGACTGCCGAGAACACGTTCAAAATCGCTT